The following are encoded in a window of Candidatus Bathyarchaeota archaeon genomic DNA:
- a CDS encoding isoprenylcysteine carboxylmethyltransferase family protein has protein sequence MHLKGIDKLKEKLPAYHGKRIIFIPVTMAVFFTVGFSLALLLDILPRILPNNEILYLLEPTLPILGPVFLLSIGLFLVSNVWSRRDKLLKQSKELAYQRGIIFGIIGIPLIFSAGIHTYAPIEMLLLKSPINPTTSELSYSLLTMIPSWTSFELYVRILVSLPFLIAGLLTIRQALLTFGIDYMMVVYVYYPKESKLQEHRIYSVLRHPTYFGLILIVAGGFLYRFSFYSMISFFLLVIGMLCHLMFVEEKELIERFGESYLNYRKQVPALLIKPSKIGSFIRFILDIK, from the coding sequence ATGCACCTTAAAGGTATCGACAAATTAAAAGAGAAGCTTCCTGCGTATCATGGTAAAAGAATTATCTTTATTCCTGTAACTATGGCCGTTTTCTTTACGGTAGGTTTTTCCCTCGCTCTCCTGTTGGATATTCTGCCTCGCATCCTTCCAAATAATGAAATTCTTTATCTTCTTGAACCCACTCTGCCCATTCTTGGACCTGTATTCTTACTAAGTATTGGATTATTTTTGGTCTCTAATGTTTGGAGTAGGAGAGACAAACTACTTAAGCAGTCGAAAGAGCTTGCCTATCAAAGGGGAATCATTTTTGGAATCATCGGAATTCCCCTTATTTTCTCAGCTGGCATCCATACTTATGCCCCGATCGAGATGCTCCTGTTAAAATCCCCTATCAATCCAACGACCTCTGAACTCTCCTATTCTCTCTTAACAATGATTCCTAGCTGGACATCTTTCGAGCTGTACGTTCGTATTCTGGTAAGCCTCCCCTTTCTCATAGCGGGCCTACTTACAATACGCCAAGCGCTCCTAACATTCGGCATTGATTATATGATGGTGGTTTACGTGTATTATCCAAAAGAGTCTAAGCTGCAAGAACATCGTATCTACTCGGTACTTCGCCATCCAACCTATTTTGGCCTTATCCTAATCGTAGCTGGTGGTTTTCTTTATAGGTTCTCGTTTTATTCCATGATATCCTTTTTCTTGCTAGTGATCGGTATGCTCTGTCATTTAATGTTTGTAGAGGAAAAGGAACTCATAGAACGGTTTGGTGAATCTTACTTGAATTACAGGAAGCAAGTTCCCGCTCTTCTAATCAAACCTAGTAAAATAGGATCGTTCATCAGGTTCATTCTCGATATCAAATAG